The following coding sequences lie in one Blastopirellula retiformator genomic window:
- a CDS encoding sigma-54-dependent transcriptional regulator, with protein sequence MAEVLIVDDEPSVCWAVSSLAEAKGHSTEVAASAEEALQKLESYRPAAIILDVRLPGMSGLEAIDAIRQASGNAPVILITAFGDLETAVAAVKSGAFEYIVKPFDAATITGAIERALAPRESSLGVPLGEAPISPDGMVGKSPSIQVVFKKIAQAAAADACVLIEGESGSGKELAARAIHQHSARSSGPFVAVNLASLSPSLVESELFGHTRGAFTDAHDAKPGYLQQANGGTLFLDEVADIPAAAQVKLLRALEHGEVTPVGGGQPVATRFRVVSATHRNLLGQVEAGEFRHDLYFRLSAFRLQLPPLRQRVDDIPELARYFLSQLGGNGAAITSAALEELKRRPWYGNVRELRNALEHAQIVSMGDAIRVEHLPAAAPPLNTTGHVDLGELIRAWAQQQLENGEAIDDLHARFLALVEPPLIRAALEKHQGQFVAAAKTLGMHRTTVKKKADEYGLSSD encoded by the coding sequence ATGGCGGAAGTTCTTATCGTTGACGACGAGCCGAGCGTCTGCTGGGCCGTCAGTTCGTTAGCCGAAGCGAAGGGGCACTCAACCGAAGTCGCCGCTTCGGCCGAAGAAGCGCTGCAAAAGCTGGAAAGCTACCGCCCCGCCGCGATCATCCTCGATGTCCGCCTGCCGGGGATGTCCGGGCTCGAAGCGATCGACGCCATCCGTCAAGCGTCCGGCAACGCACCGGTCATTCTAATCACCGCCTTTGGCGACCTGGAGACCGCCGTCGCCGCGGTCAAGAGCGGCGCCTTTGAATACATCGTCAAACCGTTTGACGCCGCGACGATTACTGGCGCGATTGAGCGAGCGCTGGCGCCACGCGAATCGTCGCTAGGAGTGCCCCTAGGCGAAGCTCCGATCTCGCCCGACGGCATGGTTGGCAAGTCGCCATCGATTCAGGTTGTGTTCAAAAAAATCGCCCAAGCGGCCGCGGCCGACGCCTGCGTGTTGATCGAAGGGGAAAGTGGTTCCGGCAAGGAACTGGCGGCCCGGGCCATCCATCAACATAGCGCTCGCTCGAGCGGCCCCTTTGTCGCCGTGAACCTGGCCTCGCTCAGTCCGTCCCTGGTCGAAAGCGAACTTTTCGGCCATACACGCGGCGCCTTCACCGACGCGCACGACGCCAAGCCCGGCTATTTGCAACAGGCCAACGGCGGCACGCTGTTTCTGGATGAAGTCGCCGACATTCCAGCCGCCGCCCAGGTCAAACTGCTGCGGGCCTTGGAACATGGCGAGGTAACTCCGGTCGGCGGCGGACAACCGGTAGCGACTCGCTTTCGCGTTGTGTCGGCGACGCATCGCAACTTGCTAGGGCAAGTCGAGGCAGGCGAATTCCGCCACGATCTCTATTTCCGGCTCAGCGCGTTTCGCCTGCAACTTCCGCCGCTCCGCCAGCGGGTCGACGACATACCCGAGCTGGCGAGATACTTCCTATCGCAACTAGGGGGCAATGGCGCGGCGATCACGTCTGCGGCGCTCGAGGAGCTCAAACGTCGCCCGTGGTATGGTAACGTCCGTGAACTGCGGAACGCGCTAGAACATGCGCAAATCGTCAGCATGGGAGACGCGATTCGAGTCGAACATCTGCCGGCCGCGGCGCCCCCGCTCAACACGACTGGGCATGTTGATCTGGGCGAATTGATTCGCGCCTGGGCTCAGCAACAACTGGAAAATGGGGAAGCGATTGACGATTTGCATGCTCGCTTCTTGGCCCTGGTAGAACCGCCGCTGATCCGCGCCGCTCTCGAAAAGCACCAAGGGCAATTCGTCGCCGCCGCCAAGACGCTGGGGATGCATCGCACAACGGTCAAGAAGAAGGCGGACGAATACGGCCTTTCCAGCGACTAG
- a CDS encoding gluzincin family metallopeptidase: MRTCYFGFLFLMLGLVAASTIKADGWDRQSDNFQIRTFRGGPSAVKLLARCEQLRSDLQQVWLGGDDRHDWSPRCQVIVHASKASYQTAIGRGGAQTSGSSLVQSVEGEIVLRRIDLLYSEERGASALPHELTHVVLADRFDNGRPPRWLDEGIATMADPTEKRTLHQRDCHAALRSGDALPVVQLLHLDEFASAKQVPAFYGQSLSLVHFLGSQDEPIRLVEFAETAGHKGYDRALREIYQIDGVAELERRWRTYALRHGTQAPQALVSLVR; this comes from the coding sequence ATGCGGACGTGTTACTTTGGATTTCTGTTCCTGATGCTGGGGCTGGTCGCGGCGTCGACCATCAAAGCGGATGGATGGGATCGCCAATCCGATAACTTCCAAATTCGTACCTTTCGCGGTGGTCCCAGCGCCGTGAAGTTGCTGGCGCGTTGCGAACAGCTGCGGTCCGATCTGCAGCAAGTTTGGTTAGGGGGCGATGATCGTCACGATTGGAGCCCGCGGTGTCAGGTCATCGTACATGCGTCTAAAGCGAGCTATCAGACTGCAATAGGTCGTGGGGGCGCACAAACTTCGGGGAGTAGTTTGGTTCAGTCGGTCGAGGGGGAGATCGTCCTGCGCCGGATCGACTTGCTCTACAGCGAAGAGCGGGGGGCATCGGCATTGCCGCATGAACTGACGCACGTCGTTCTCGCCGACCGTTTTGACAACGGACGTCCTCCGCGATGGCTCGACGAGGGAATCGCGACCATGGCTGATCCGACTGAGAAGCGAACGCTGCATCAACGTGATTGTCATGCGGCGCTCCGCAGCGGCGACGCCCTGCCGGTCGTACAATTGCTCCACCTCGACGAATTCGCTTCGGCAAAACAAGTACCAGCTTTCTACGGGCAAAGCTTGTCGCTGGTCCACTTCCTGGGTAGTCAGGACGAGCCGATCCGGTTGGTCGAATTCGCCGAGACGGCAGGCCACAAGGGGTATGACCGCGCTCTTCGCGAAATCTATCAGATCGACGGCGTCGCAGAGCTTGAGCGGCGTTGGCGAACATATGCCTTACGTCACGGCACGCAAGCTCCGCAGGCGCTTGTGTCACTGGTCCGCTAG
- a CDS encoding YkgJ family cysteine cluster protein, whose product MSLANRTKPYREDLKPGEVLCEHCTAKCCRYFALPIETPEEMADFEFIRWYLLHDRASVFVDDDSWYLLVHTTCKHLRDDHLCGIYETRPQICRDYTTDACEYEDDWVYDMYFETPEQIWEYAEAVAPRGAGQSIRSRKPPLLPVLN is encoded by the coding sequence ATGTCCCTCGCCAACCGCACAAAACCGTATCGAGAAGATCTGAAACCAGGCGAAGTTCTCTGCGAACATTGCACCGCCAAGTGCTGTCGTTACTTTGCCCTGCCGATCGAAACGCCGGAAGAAATGGCGGACTTTGAGTTCATTCGCTGGTACCTGCTGCACGATCGGGCTTCGGTCTTCGTCGATGACGATTCGTGGTACTTGCTGGTTCACACCACCTGCAAGCATCTCCGCGACGATCATCTGTGCGGGATCTATGAAACCCGGCCGCAGATTTGCCGCGACTACACCACCGACGCGTGCGAGTATGAAGACGATTGGGTCTACGACATGTACTTTGAGACTCCCGAGCAAATCTGGGAGTACGCCGAAGCGGTCGCTCCGCGCGGCGCCGGGCAAAGCATTCGTAGTCGCAAGCCGCCGCTGTTGCCGGTCCTCAACTAA
- a CDS encoding RNA polymerase sigma factor: MASIILACRQGNMAARCQLYEACSEHVFRVAARIAGPQDAADVAQQVFLQAFRSLDKFDGRSRFETWLHRLAVNEALQHLRRNRRHKHSDLDWEPEATASGGEQSEQKEALERALAKIDPELKSIFLLRELEDFSYHDIAMALHIPEGTVGSRLNRARRELKRQLQDLGYSDK, from the coding sequence TTGGCCTCCATCATTTTGGCTTGCCGCCAAGGGAACATGGCGGCGCGTTGTCAGTTGTACGAAGCCTGCAGCGAGCATGTCTTTCGCGTGGCAGCCCGCATCGCCGGACCGCAGGATGCCGCCGACGTCGCGCAGCAGGTCTTCCTGCAAGCGTTCCGTTCGCTCGACAAGTTCGACGGCCGGTCCCGCTTCGAAACATGGCTCCACCGACTAGCCGTCAACGAGGCGCTGCAGCACTTGCGGCGCAATCGTCGACACAAGCACAGCGATCTCGACTGGGAGCCGGAAGCGACGGCCAGCGGCGGCGAACAATCGGAACAGAAAGAGGCGCTCGAACGTGCGTTGGCGAAGATCGACCCCGAGCTGAAATCGATCTTCCTGCTGCGTGAGCTGGAGGACTTTTCGTACCACGACATTGCCATGGCGCTCCATATTCCAGAAGGAACGGTAGGGTCCCGCTTGAATCGCGCTCGGCGAGAATTGAAGCGACAGTTGCAAGATTTGGGTTATTCTGACAAGTAA
- a CDS encoding RNA polymerase sigma factor — translation MTNFAHLDEKERMIALVTASQTGDREAFGQLVEQFQGVVFAIALKRLRDYAEAQELCQDVFIQAMQKMDQLREPAAFPGWLRSITVRMAINRAVRRPPDIATEPETLAATCVDRRTPLDMLMDGERAENLHEGLAQLRDLDRETLRAFYVEGQSLREMSDEFDAPIGTIKRRLHVARKRLAKEMEEQIAV, via the coding sequence ATGACTAACTTCGCGCATCTTGATGAAAAAGAGCGGATGATCGCCCTGGTTACGGCTTCGCAGACTGGCGACCGTGAGGCTTTCGGCCAACTGGTCGAGCAGTTCCAGGGAGTCGTCTTCGCGATCGCCCTGAAGCGACTGCGTGACTACGCCGAGGCGCAGGAACTGTGCCAGGACGTCTTCATCCAGGCGATGCAGAAGATGGACCAGCTGCGTGAACCGGCGGCGTTCCCCGGTTGGCTCCGCTCGATCACCGTCCGCATGGCGATCAACCGCGCCGTGCGACGTCCTCCTGACATCGCGACCGAGCCGGAAACTTTGGCGGCGACTTGCGTTGATCGCCGGACTCCGCTCGATATGCTGATGGACGGCGAGCGGGCCGAGAACCTGCACGAGGGCCTGGCCCAACTGCGTGATCTCGACCGCGAAACGCTCCGTGCGTTCTACGTCGAAGGTCAGTCGCTGCGTGAGATGAGCGACGAGTTTGATGCTCCGATCGGTACCATCAAGCGTCGTCTGCACGTCGCGCGTAAGCGTCTGGCGAAGGAGATGGAAGAGCAGATCGCCGTCTAA
- a CDS encoding anti-sigma factor family protein, protein MDCSEARERMSDFFDGEMPEEEQLAMADHLADCDACAQELASFDALSRLTATLDHPSPPAGMWDQLESHLVDANGVSAESLAAAQPYRWTTGPFAPLVMALAASVVFAIGWVSYQANLTTLGNLAIGAVFDQYFDTLHQDPIAAQQLLLASYDGQPVDADSAVHLVGYHPAITGGLPEGYAHHSCSVIKLPQGDAVHCQYLRPDGSALALFEHTDERPAWFGDRPATEAVHGDTKVKVVDLDKRVAGTWRQGDRHITVVGAHDADEIGQLAGWFDEQGDALADQ, encoded by the coding sequence ATGGACTGCTCGGAAGCAAGAGAACGAATGTCGGACTTCTTCGACGGCGAAATGCCCGAAGAGGAGCAGCTGGCGATGGCCGACCATCTAGCCGACTGCGACGCCTGCGCACAAGAGCTGGCCTCGTTTGACGCTCTTTCACGTTTGACGGCGACGCTCGATCATCCTTCGCCGCCTGCCGGAATGTGGGACCAACTAGAATCGCACCTGGTCGACGCGAATGGCGTCTCGGCTGAGAGTTTGGCGGCGGCGCAGCCTTATCGCTGGACTACCGGCCCTTTTGCTCCGCTGGTAATGGCGCTTGCCGCCAGCGTTGTGTTCGCCATCGGCTGGGTCAGCTACCAGGCGAATCTCACCACGCTAGGCAACCTGGCGATCGGCGCCGTCTTTGACCAGTACTTCGATACGCTGCATCAAGACCCAATTGCCGCGCAGCAACTTTTACTGGCGAGCTACGACGGGCAGCCGGTCGACGCCGACAGCGCCGTCCATCTGGTTGGCTATCACCCCGCCATCACTGGCGGCCTGCCGGAAGGCTACGCCCATCACTCGTGCAGCGTGATCAAGCTGCCCCAAGGAGACGCCGTCCATTGCCAATACCTACGGCCTGACGGCAGCGCGCTGGCGCTGTTTGAACATACCGACGAACGGCCTGCTTGGTTTGGCGATCGCCCAGCGACCGAAGCGGTGCATGGCGATACCAAGGTGAAGGTAGTTGATCTCGATAAGCGGGTCGCGGGCACGTGGCGTCAGGGAGATCGACACATCACCGTGGTTGGCGCCCATGACGCCGACGAGATCGGCCAGTTAGCCGGCTGGTTCGATGAGCAAGGGGACGCACTAGCGGACCAGTGA
- a CDS encoding HYExAFE family protein, giving the protein MTIRSNHYEAAFEAYLRHLQAPYVAVDESRRSIAADGTIKNVDFIVSPSGSEMSWLVDVKGRQFPSGRKNRYWKNWATIDDLQSMAQWELLFGPQFRGLFVFAYCVTGDMAPLPQNLLFPFRGEVYAFVGVRIDLYAAWARRISPKWRTIAMPTTAFRQLAQPLKLFLETQAVSGGDFDRRRATEMAPMF; this is encoded by the coding sequence ATGACAATTCGGTCGAATCACTACGAAGCTGCTTTTGAAGCCTATCTCCGTCACCTGCAGGCCCCCTATGTGGCGGTCGATGAATCGCGTCGCTCGATCGCTGCCGATGGGACGATCAAAAACGTCGACTTTATCGTCTCTCCTTCGGGAAGCGAGATGTCGTGGTTGGTCGATGTGAAGGGCCGCCAGTTTCCATCAGGACGCAAGAATCGCTACTGGAAGAACTGGGCGACGATTGACGACCTGCAGTCGATGGCCCAGTGGGAACTGCTGTTCGGGCCGCAATTTCGGGGCCTGTTCGTCTTCGCCTACTGCGTCACGGGCGATATGGCGCCGCTGCCGCAGAACCTCTTGTTTCCCTTTCGGGGAGAAGTTTACGCCTTTGTCGGCGTGCGAATCGACTTGTACGCGGCGTGGGCTCGGCGAATTTCGCCCAAGTGGCGGACCATCGCCATGCCGACCACCGCGTTCCGTCAACTTGCCCAGCCGCTGAAGCTGTTTCTCGAAACTCAGGCGGTGTCCGGCGGCGATTTCGATCGTCGCCGGGCGACCGAGATGGCGCCCATGTTTTAA
- a CDS encoding formyltetrahydrofolate deformylase codes for MRIVITAVGPDNVGLADPIIHYVTSLGANIAEIQMYDHDEEAVFAMLLRIELENARLDELQAAITRIGQQTNLSIRVWAPEARQNCPRLAICTTYRPEPALALLRAMRDGQIKAEPAVMIGNRDACRGLAEQFGVEWRNIGDDQGRADDDKMIDVLDEFEVDYVILARYMRVLPASSCWKYAGGRIINLHHGLLPSFPGIRPYHDAFSARMLTYGATCHFIVPELDAGNQIINQTTFTTPPGMKLDDIIRLGQEDNEPRCLAEGVRRVVDGEVQLHFHRVIAVGS; via the coding sequence ATGCGCATCGTTATTACCGCTGTCGGTCCCGACAACGTCGGCCTGGCCGATCCGATCATCCACTACGTCACCAGCCTGGGCGCCAACATCGCCGAAATCCAGATGTACGACCATGACGAAGAAGCGGTCTTCGCCATGCTGTTGCGGATCGAACTGGAAAACGCCCGGCTCGACGAGTTGCAAGCCGCCATTACCAGAATCGGCCAGCAAACCAATCTCTCGATCCGCGTCTGGGCACCGGAGGCTCGACAAAACTGCCCGCGTCTGGCGATCTGCACCACCTATCGTCCCGAACCGGCGCTCGCCCTGTTGCGCGCCATGCGCGACGGCCAGATCAAAGCGGAACCGGCCGTGATGATCGGCAACCGCGATGCATGTCGTGGATTGGCCGAGCAGTTTGGAGTCGAGTGGCGAAACATCGGCGACGACCAAGGGCGCGCCGATGACGACAAGATGATCGACGTTCTCGACGAGTTCGAGGTCGACTATGTGATCCTGGCCCGCTACATGCGGGTCTTGCCGGCCAGCAGTTGCTGGAAATATGCCGGGGGACGCATCATCAATCTGCATCACGGCCTGCTCCCCAGCTTTCCGGGAATACGACCCTATCACGATGCGTTCTCGGCCCGGATGTTGACCTATGGGGCGACATGCCATTTTATCGTGCCAGAGCTCGATGCCGGCAATCAAATTATCAACCAGACAACCTTCACGACCCCGCCGGGCATGAAACTGGATGATATCATCCGACTCGGCCAGGAAGACAACGAACCCCGCTGTCTGGCGGAAGGGGTTCGCCGCGTCGTCGATGGCGAGGTGCAATTGCATTTTCATCGGGTGATCGCGGTCGGATCGTAA
- the hisS gene encoding histidine--tRNA ligase: MIQPRTLKGFRDYLPAAMMPRERLIDAAKRVYRSYGFAPIDTPALEYAEVLTGKGSDETDRQMYRFFDHGNRDVGLRFDLTVPLARFAAQHVGTLGTPFKRYHIATVWRGENAQRGRYREFMQCDFDTIGAKSLVSDIETALVIHDLMRAIGFEGFQIRLNNRKVLSGVLEKLDLADKSTEVLRALDKLAKIGREKVAEEMIAAAGATAEQAEQVLKLAEVSGSNAEILKQLEPLVAGSEKGEEGLSQLRDLLDATGAAGVTDARLAIDVSIARGLDYYTGTIFETFLDDLPGIGSVCSGGRYDNLASLYTKEQLPGVGASLGLDRLLAAMEELGPVETVSTPAPVFIPYFDAKSLNTYLKLAAQLRAAGLGVELYPEPKKLGQQLKYADRRGFKVAVIAGDRELAEGKCQVKNLMAGEATDESLADGAAAVITRIEKILASS; the protein is encoded by the coding sequence CTGATTCAGCCGCGCACGCTGAAAGGTTTCCGCGACTATCTGCCCGCAGCGATGATGCCGCGCGAGCGTCTGATCGACGCTGCCAAGCGGGTCTATCGCTCTTATGGCTTTGCGCCGATCGATACGCCGGCCCTTGAATACGCCGAGGTGCTTACCGGGAAGGGAAGCGACGAGACCGATCGGCAGATGTACCGGTTCTTCGATCATGGCAATCGCGACGTCGGTCTCCGTTTTGACTTGACGGTTCCGCTGGCTCGCTTCGCCGCGCAGCATGTCGGCACGCTGGGGACTCCGTTCAAACGCTATCACATCGCAACGGTCTGGCGTGGCGAAAACGCTCAACGCGGTCGCTATCGCGAATTCATGCAGTGCGACTTTGATACGATCGGCGCCAAGTCGTTGGTCTCCGATATCGAAACGGCGCTGGTTATTCATGACCTGATGCGTGCGATCGGCTTTGAAGGCTTTCAGATTCGGCTCAACAATCGCAAGGTCTTGAGCGGCGTGCTTGAGAAACTCGATCTGGCTGACAAGTCGACCGAAGTGCTGCGAGCGCTCGACAAGCTGGCGAAGATCGGCCGCGAGAAAGTCGCGGAAGAAATGATTGCCGCCGCGGGAGCAACTGCCGAGCAAGCCGAACAGGTGTTAAAGCTGGCCGAGGTTTCCGGTTCCAATGCCGAGATCCTGAAGCAGCTTGAGCCGCTGGTCGCGGGGTCGGAAAAAGGCGAGGAAGGCCTGTCGCAACTGCGCGACTTGCTCGACGCGACGGGTGCTGCCGGCGTGACCGACGCCCGGCTGGCAATCGACGTCTCGATTGCCCGCGGTTTGGACTACTACACCGGTACGATTTTCGAGACCTTCCTGGACGACTTGCCGGGGATCGGCAGCGTCTGTTCGGGCGGGCGGTATGACAATCTGGCCAGCCTCTACACCAAAGAACAACTCCCTGGCGTAGGAGCGTCGCTCGGATTGGATCGGCTGTTGGCCGCGATGGAAGAGCTTGGACCGGTCGAAACGGTCAGCACGCCGGCGCCGGTCTTCATTCCCTATTTCGACGCCAAGAGCCTGAACACCTATCTGAAATTGGCTGCCCAACTGCGGGCTGCCGGGTTGGGTGTGGAGCTGTATCCCGAGCCCAAGAAGCTTGGCCAGCAACTGAAATACGCCGATCGCCGCGGATTTAAGGTGGCGGTTATCGCGGGTGATCGCGAATTGGCGGAAGGGAAATGCCAAGTTAAGAACCTGATGGCCGGCGAAGCGACCGACGAATCGCTCGCCGACGGCGCGGCAGCCGTAATCACCCGAATTGAGAAAATCCTTGCGTCATCGTAA
- a CDS encoding DUF1559 domain-containing protein: MNCAEKRGGFTLVELLVVIAIIGVLIALLLPAVQQAREAARRMQCSNNLKQLGLAIHNYESTFKRFPASIIIPASGTFGGSNNGSWGVHGRILDYLEQANLKDLVDLNVAWDNQAAISNIKVPVFSCPSDPGSDRSRDPGSGRPVLYPTTYGFNMGTWFVYDPSTKRGGDGMFYPNSHLTFASATDGTSNTLLAAEVKAWMPYTRNTQPSSTAIPANVADAEAAVAAASGEFKSETGHTEWPDGRVHHTGFTATMTPNTHVNFNDGTKDYDADYNSNQEGKTTDPTYAVVTSRSWHPGVVQVVRLDGSVSSVPETIDLATWRYMATRSGGEVIPSN, translated from the coding sequence ATGAATTGCGCGGAAAAGAGAGGCGGCTTTACGCTGGTTGAATTGTTAGTGGTGATCGCCATTATCGGCGTGTTGATCGCCCTGTTGTTACCGGCGGTTCAGCAAGCCCGCGAGGCGGCTCGCCGCATGCAGTGCAGCAACAATCTGAAACAGCTGGGACTGGCGATTCACAACTACGAGAGCACCTTCAAACGGTTTCCGGCCAGCATTATCATCCCCGCTTCTGGGACGTTCGGCGGCTCGAACAACGGCTCGTGGGGCGTGCATGGCCGCATCTTGGACTATCTGGAACAAGCGAATCTGAAGGACCTGGTCGATCTGAACGTCGCTTGGGACAACCAGGCCGCTATCAGCAATATCAAAGTGCCGGTCTTCTCCTGCCCTAGTGATCCTGGTTCGGACCGCTCGCGCGATCCCGGCAGCGGGCGCCCGGTTCTGTACCCGACGACCTATGGCTTCAATATGGGAACCTGGTTCGTCTACGACCCGAGCACGAAGCGGGGAGGGGACGGCATGTTCTATCCGAACAGCCATCTCACCTTTGCATCGGCAACCGATGGCACTAGCAATACCTTGTTAGCGGCGGAGGTCAAAGCCTGGATGCCATATACCCGCAATACTCAGCCTTCGTCGACGGCCATTCCGGCCAACGTCGCCGACGCCGAAGCGGCGGTGGCGGCCGCCTCCGGGGAATTCAAGTCAGAAACGGGCCATACCGAATGGCCTGACGGGCGCGTTCATCACACCGGATTTACGGCGACGATGACCCCGAATACGCACGTCAATTTCAACGACGGGACCAAGGACTACGACGCCGACTACAACTCGAACCAGGAAGGGAAGACGACTGATCCGACCTATGCCGTGGTTACCTCACGCAGTTGGCATCCGGGCGTCGTTCAGGTGGTCCGCCTGGATGGTTCGGTATCAAGCGTCCCCGAGACGATCGACCTGGCGACTTGGCGGTACATGGCAACCCGCAGCGGAGGCGAGGTGATCCCCAGCAACTAG
- a CDS encoding sensor histidine kinase, whose amino-acid sequence MRWPLRIQLLLPFAAVLLAIMVGVTLVTAQISVGSAKSRIESRLRDVAQVLQSATFPLSDAVLEQMKGLSGAQYAVTQDGQLIRSTLAGLQSEQLAPLAVTDSIEHLSLTEEMAIDDQEYFHAAVALQGRSLRGQVLHMFYPVDSYRKAWTAAAGPPFWIGIVGFFVLVLVAFALARTVTAPIAQLRNQVNRIAAGDASPIPPRSTNDEVRDLVDAVNQLAEQLTAYDEKIRTLERTRVLGQLGAGFAHQVRNAATGCKLALDVHALHCPQADDESMAIANQQLALITTHLRAIVNFGKEERRDFQPLDLRDVVLEALPLVRPLAQHHHVAIHFDGEGEYPLNGEPTLLQTVIVNLLTNAVEAIAAQPRTEASLPGEVRLELKRQPTGIHLTVVDNGPGLPHDLEESAFDPLITSKREGVGLGLTIVREVARVHHGEATYRRENGETRFEIHLTDKRND is encoded by the coding sequence ATGCGCTGGCCGCTCCGTATTCAATTGCTTCTTCCGTTCGCCGCTGTGTTGCTGGCGATCATGGTGGGGGTGACCTTGGTTACGGCGCAAATTTCGGTCGGTAGCGCCAAGTCGCGGATCGAATCGCGACTGCGTGACGTGGCCCAGGTGCTGCAATCCGCGACCTTCCCCTTGAGCGACGCCGTTCTGGAGCAAATGAAGGGGCTCTCCGGCGCCCAGTACGCCGTCACTCAAGATGGCCAATTGATCCGGTCTACGCTTGCCGGCCTCCAGTCGGAGCAACTCGCCCCATTGGCGGTGACCGATTCGATTGAACATCTGTCGCTGACCGAAGAGATGGCGATCGACGACCAAGAGTACTTTCACGCGGCGGTCGCGCTGCAGGGACGTTCTCTGAGGGGCCAGGTATTGCACATGTTCTATCCGGTCGACTCATACCGCAAAGCCTGGACGGCCGCCGCTGGACCACCCTTTTGGATCGGGATCGTCGGCTTCTTCGTGCTGGTATTGGTCGCGTTCGCCCTGGCCCGCACCGTGACGGCGCCAATCGCGCAGCTGCGAAATCAGGTCAATCGGATTGCTGCCGGCGACGCTTCGCCGATCCCGCCACGGAGCACCAATGATGAAGTTCGCGATCTGGTCGACGCCGTCAATCAACTTGCGGAACAACTGACCGCTTACGATGAAAAAATTCGGACGCTGGAGCGAACCCGCGTCTTGGGACAATTGGGCGCGGGATTTGCCCATCAGGTTCGCAACGCCGCGACCGGCTGCAAGCTGGCCCTCGACGTCCATGCGCTCCATTGTCCCCAAGCCGACGACGAGAGCATGGCGATCGCCAATCAGCAGTTGGCGCTGATTACGACGCACTTGCGGGCGATCGTCAATTTTGGCAAAGAGGAACGCCGCGATTTCCAGCCGCTCGACTTGCGTGATGTGGTCCTGGAGGCGTTGCCGCTGGTGCGTCCTTTGGCTCAGCATCATCATGTCGCCATCCATTTCGATGGCGAGGGCGAGTATCCGCTGAATGGCGAACCAACGCTGCTGCAAACCGTCATCGTCAATTTGTTGACCAACGCCGTCGAGGCGATCGCCGCCCAGCCGCGAACCGAAGCGTCCCTTCCTGGCGAAGTCCGCTTAGAATTGAAGCGACAGCCGACCGGCATCCATTTGACGGTCGTCGACAACGGGCCGGGATTGCCGCACGACCTGGAAGAATCCGCCTTTGATCCGCTGATCACCTCCAAGCGAGAAGGGGTCGGCCTTGGTTTGACGATTGTTCGCGAAGTCGCTCGCGTACATCATGGCGAAGCGACCTATCGCCGTGAGAACGGCGAAACGCGATTTGAAATTCACCTGACCGACAAGAGAAACGACTAA